Proteins from one Bombyx mori chromosome 25, ASM3026992v2 genomic window:
- the TSSK gene encoding testis-specific serine/threonine-protein kinase-like (The RefSeq protein has 2 substitutions compared to this genomic sequence), which yields MADRLSPRSSEVNALEQRGYLIGKKIGQGSYATVHLAEYCDGSSPKRMHLACKIFDKEKAPRDFLEKFFPRELEILTKIENPHIIQVHSILQRGPRVFIFMRYADNGDLLDFIKRNGVVPENQAKLWFRQMASGLQYLHSKNIAHRDLKCENILLSRRFNVKLADFGFARFCTDGENRRVLSQTYCGSAAYAAPEVVSGTPYNPKLADVXSLGIILFIMLNGSMPFDDTNLRKLLKDQMSRNXVFRSRIRDSVSPAAKSIVRHILEPDITLRLTLDRVLSHEWTRPRKDKSASLMGRLVQSAPSAPHSPGKRDHDEAGTSAGVRVSGDHRETERERHDDINMRSRD from the coding sequence ATGGCTGATCGCCTCAGCCCTCGAAGTTCGGAAGTAAATGCCTTGGAACAACGAGGCTATCTCATCGGCAAGAAAATCGGACAAGGCTCGTACGCCACGGTTCACTTGGCGGAGTACTGCGATGGCTCTAGCCCGAAACGGATGCACCTCGCTTGTAAAATATTCGACAAAGAGAAAGCGCCGCGTGATTTTTTAGAAAAGTTTTTCCCTCGTGAGCTAGAAATTTTAACTAAAATCGAAAACCCGCATATTATTCAGGTACACAGTATCCTGCAGAGAGGACCCAgggtatttatatttatgagatACGCTGATAACGGTGATCTACTGGATTTCATAAAAAGAAACGGAGTCGTGCCAGAAAACCAGGCTAAGCTATGGTTCAGACAGATGGCAAGCGGTTTGCAATACCTTCATAGTAAGAACATCGCTCATCGTGACCTTAAATGCGAAAACATATTGTTATCACGACGTTTTAATGTCAAGCTAGCGGATTTCGGATTCGCCAGATTTTGTACCGATGGCGAAAATCGTCGAGTCCTCAGCCAAACGTATTGTGGTTCAGCAGCATATGCTGCACCGGAAGTCGTTAGTGGGACCCCATACAATCCTAAATTAGCTGATGTTTGGTCTCTCgggattatattatttataatgctGAATGGCTCTATGCCTTTTGATGACACGAACCTGCGTAAACTTTTGAAAGATCAAATGTCACGTAATTGGGTTTTTAGATCTAGGATCCGAGATTCAGTATCGCCAGCAGCCAAGTCGATCGTTCGTCATATCCTCGAACCCGATATTACATTGCGATTGACACTTGACCGTGTACTCTCCCATGAATGGACGAGACCTAGGAAAGATAAAAGTGCGAGCTTGATGGGGCGACTAGTACAGTCTGCTCCATCAGCGCCACATTCGCCCGGCAAGCGTGATCACGATGAGGCAGGCACTTCAGCCGGTGTGCGAGTCTCCGGTGACCATCGGGAGACAGAGAGAGAGCGCCATGACGACATCAACATGCGCTCTCGCGATTAA
- the LOC101745463 gene encoding exocyst complex component 5: protein MMNQYMRELEQDPFDPDEFVERMVRRSMQESRLKDDQFDPEMIHDIFTQAIQDLKVLQERQERKCARLEQAVQEEEKLYGAKLSEIMDQHLHCVGVFSSLDERMSRCGGRALNVGEKLGAARAPRARAAAARDLLSHLTHFLSPGPVIVDLFSDPNKLNEAADVIQKLHTIAQELPPEKFEIAKKKIEAKYDEIERTLIDEFGKAQNQGNMVKMKEIANIMTNFKGYSQCIDAYIETSQMNALLGKDIFSAVLPLCKKNYNIICNVFPNPDQVMSKFVLNIFHLKLQKYIQTKLADKNDVEKYLKNLYDMYNSTQRVCDELVNASFVSADSNSSTGDLRREALVNGALAGANDGYAAMEARRLKAILSNDLNSYYAEKQHVKKQIQGGGFQELRRDLQAVIGTRANINIAQIENYGGETFLSEQLVQKMLNDAKTSFLRCKTLCTPNELPHTAMTLLEVVTQHLLIEHVDYALDLGLQSIPIAEGKSPPQIYFFDTVKQANVIVRMFEEHFQESILPCISSSSKQTECLHKKTAIMDQLESKLDAGLERAISAIVSWVKLHLQTEQKKTDFKPEGDIDTIASPACLAVVSYLNSVMDKIHDGLEDDNRNSISLELAVRLHRVIYEHLHNFQFNSAGAMIAICDVKEYRSAVCGRGSRAAPAPAHGLFDALHALCNLLLVKPENLHQVCEGETLAEFDHSILLSFIQLRADYKSHKLSTFLKGLS, encoded by the exons ATGATGAACCAATATATGAGAGAATTAGAACAG gatCCTTTTGATCCTGATGAATTTGTGGAGAGAATGGTGCGACGTAGCATGCAGGAATCCCGTCTCAAAGATGACCAGTTCGACCCCGAAATGATACATGATATATTTACACAAGCCATACAAGATTTAAAG gTTCTTCAAGAGAGGCAAGAAAGAAAATGTGCTAGACTGGAACAGGCAGTGCAGGAAGAAGAAAAACTATATGGTGCTAAGCTATCAGAAATTATGGATCAACACTTG CATTGTGTGGGGGTGTTTAGTTCATTGGACGAACGTATGTCTCGTTGTGGCGGACGTGCGCTAAACGTAGGGGAAAAATTGGGAGCGGCACGAGCACCAAGAGCCAGAGCTGCAGCAGCAAGGGACCTTCTTTCACATTTAACACATTTCCTAAGCCCGGGTCCAGTTATAGTGGATCTATTTAGTGATCCCAACAAG CTCAATGAAGCAGCAGATGTTATTCAAAAGTTACATACAATAGCTCAAGAACTTCCACCAGAGAAATTTGAAATAGCCAAAAAGAAAATAGAAGCTAAATATGACGAGATTGAAAGAACTTTAATTGATGAATTTGGAAAAGCTCAAAATCAAGGGAATATGGTTAAAATGAAAGAGATTGCTAACATTATGACCAACTTCAAGGGCTACTCTCAGTGCATCGATGCATACATTGAGACCAGCCAAATG aatgcTCTTTTAGGCAAAGACATATTTTCAGCCGTTCTGCCACTgtgtaagaaaaattataatattatttgtaacgTGTTTCCCAATCCTGATCAAGTGATGAGCAAATTTGTACTAAACATTTTCCATTTGAAACTACAGAAATATATACAGACTAAGCTGGCTGACAAAAATGAtgttgaaaaatatttgaaaaacttGTATGATATGTATAACAG taCACAACGTGTATGTGACGAGCTGGTGAACGCTAGTTTCGTGTCAGCTGATAGCAACAGCAGCACCGGCGACCTGCGACGCGAGGCCCTCGTCAACGGAGCCCTGGCCGGCGCCAACGACGGATACGCCGCCATGGAGGCCAGGCGTCTCAAGGCGATCTTGTCGAACGACTTAAACTCTTACTATGCAGAGAAACAACACGTTAAGAAGCAGATACAAGGTGGCGG TTTCCAAGAACTGAGACGCGATTTGCAGGCTGTAATCGGAACCCGCGCCAATATAAACATAGCCCAGATTGAGAATTATGGCGGAGAAACGTTTCTCAGTGAACAATTAGTTCAGAAAATGCTCAACGATGCTAAAACGTCTTTCCTTAGATGTAAAACG ctGTGTACGCCCAATGAATTGCCGCACACAGCCATGACTCTACTGGAGGTGGTCACGCAACATTTACTGATAGAACACGTTGATTATGCATTGGATTTGGGTCTGCAGTCTATACCTATCGCGGAAGGCAAGTCGCCACCTCAG ataTATTTCTTTGATACTGTAAAACAAGCTAATGTAATTGTGAGAATGTTCGAGGAACATTTCCAGGAGTCGATTTTACCTTGTATAAG CTCATCGTCGAAACAAACAGAATGTTTACACAAGAAGACCGCTATAATGGACCAACTCGAGAGCAAACTTGACGCTGGCTTGGAACGTGCTATATCGGCTATAGTGAGCTGGGTGAAGCTGCATCTGCAGACCGAACAAAAGAAGACTGACTTCAAACCGGAAGGGGACATCGATACTATAGCGTCACca GCTTGCCTAGCAGTGGTGTCCTATTTGAATTCGGTAATGGATAAAATACACGATGGTTTGGAAGACGACAATAGAAATTCCATCTCGTTGGAGCTGGCCGTGAGACTGCACAGGGTTATATACGAACACCTGCATAACTTCCAGTTTAATTCGGCAG GTGCTATGATAGCGATATGCGACGTGAAGGAGTACAGGTCGGCCGTGTGCGGGCGCGGCTCGAGGGCGGCTCCGGCTCCGGCCCACGGGCTGTTCGACGCTCTGCACGCGCTCTGCAATCTGCTGCTCGTCAAACCGGAGAACCTGCATCAGGTTTGCGAGGGAGAGACCCTG GCGGAGTTTGATCATTCGATTCTGTTGAGCTTCATACAGCTCCGAGCGGATTACAAGAGTCACAAGCTATCCACCTTCCTCAAGGGACTGTCTTAA